CCCGAAGAATATCGAACTCACTGATGAAGCCGACGAAAACACCTTGTTCGTCAACGATCGGTGCACCGGGCGTATGAGTGGCCAGGAGTTCAACGGCAACTCCCATCGCATTTTGATCACGACGAAACACTAGGTCGTTCGTTGCACGCAACTGCCCGACGGTCTTGAACCCTCCCATAGGAACCCCTGGCCCGGTTAGCGTAGTCATTGCGCCTCCTCCTGATTGATGGCTGATAGAGCTGAATTCGTTGTTTGTACGAAAGCCTCTCTCTCCTCTAATGATTGAGAGCCGTCCTCCTCAACATTGGATTCAGAAAAATTGAGTACGATTCTGATACCGTCACCACAATGCAAGACATGTGCGATGGGTATTGAGTGAAACTGCGGCTGGGGAGAGCTAACCCAAGCGGTGGGAGACCGATGTGATGCAGGAATACCCAGAACGAAATGGTCAGGTGGGGAAAAACGCGACAAAAGAGTGTGATGGGCCGATGGCTTCTGAGCGCTTAGTCAGTGCTTCCAATGACCTCGTAATCGACCCTCGGTCAGGTGATGCATGCTTCGTTAAGAAACGGCCAAAGACTTTCACTCATCTATACCGTCTCTTCGCCCTTGATGTCCCCTGCCTTGCATCCCATCCATACCTTCACCCGGTCCCATGCCTCCTCTATGACCCCTCATGCCTGGTCCATGTCTCCGGGAAAAGGTCCGCTCATACTGAATGAGGGCCCAGATCTCTTCATCGGACAAGACCTGACCAAACCCGATCATCCCGGTGCCGGGCGAGCCATGTTTGATGACCCAGAAGACTTCTCCTTCCGTGCGATGCCGCCAAAACCCGTGGTGCTGAAAATTCCGAGGAGCGGGATTCAGTTTGGTGCCGGCAGGCCCTTTGCCGTCTCCGTTTGCTCCATGACAGGTGAAGCAGGTGCCCTTGCCGTTGTAAATCACCTTACCTTGCTCAATGACCTCGGGAGTATTCGACAAGGGGCTCCTGAGAGCCCTAGCTTCGGCCAGCTTATCGGCGGGCACTCTCGGCTGCATCATGTGCCGCTCTGCTGCAGCGGCGGGGATCGCAAAGACAACCACGACAACCAATA
This region of Nitrospira sp. genomic DNA includes:
- a CDS encoding cytochrome c; amino-acid sequence: MKMSRFLLLVVVVVFAIPAAAAERHMMQPRVPADKLAEARALRSPLSNTPEVIEQGKVIYNGKGTCFTCHGANGDGKGPAGTKLNPAPRNFQHHGFWRHRTEGEVFWVIKHGSPGTGMIGFGQVLSDEEIWALIQYERTFSRRHGPGMRGHRGGMGPGEGMDGMQGRGHQGRRDGIDE